A DNA window from Aminipila luticellarii contains the following coding sequences:
- a CDS encoding indolepyruvate oxidoreductase subunit beta, translated as MNDVKNILLVGVGGQGTILASKVLSEGLVEAGYDVKMSEIHGMSQRGGNVSTQIRYGKKVYSPIVGKGEADVIVAFEKMEALRWIEYLKRDGKMVINDFEIPSVPILMGQVEYPEGILEELSENASVLVVKAAEIAEQLGNSKVMNIVLLGALVKAMNVEGVNWKRTIENNVKKGFEELNLKAFDEGYKL; from the coding sequence ATGAATGATGTAAAGAATATTTTATTGGTGGGTGTCGGCGGACAGGGGACTATTTTAGCCAGCAAAGTCTTGTCCGAGGGACTGGTGGAAGCCGGTTATGACGTAAAGATGTCTGAAATTCACGGAATGTCCCAGAGAGGCGGAAATGTAAGCACACAGATCCGGTATGGTAAAAAGGTGTATTCCCCCATTGTAGGAAAGGGCGAAGCTGATGTTATCGTTGCTTTTGAAAAAATGGAGGCTCTGAGATGGATTGAATACCTGAAAAGGGACGGGAAAATGGTCATCAATGATTTTGAAATCCCATCGGTACCTATTTTAATGGGCCAAGTGGAGTATCCAGAGGGCATTTTGGAAGAATTATCGGAGAATGCATCTGTTCTCGTAGTAAAGGCTGCTGAAATAGCTGAACAATTAGGAAACAGTAAGGTCATGAACATTGTTTTATTGGGCGCCCTGGTAAAGGCTATGAATGTAGAAGGTGTAAATTGGAAGAGAACAATTGAAAACAATGTGAAAAAGGGTTTTGAAGAACTGAATCTAAAGGCCTTTGACGAAGGCTATAAGCTTTAG
- the buk gene encoding butyrate kinase, giving the protein MSYNILAINPGSTSTKIALYKEETKVFEKSITHTAKELEGFDEVLDQFEFRKNVIKSVINEENIDVKALSAIVGRGGMLPNMKAGGYVVNKDMLDTFKEGLASPHASNLGALIAHDLAEPLGIPAYIYDAVTSDELQEIAKITGLPEIRKQSICHVLNMRAVSRKIADKYGKKYEDMDILAAHLGGGISLSVHHQGRIIDCIRDDEGPFAPERSGSIPMLYMVDMCYSGEYTKKDMIKKLRGNGGLKAYLGTQDLRDVQAMIDDGNKQAELLFEAQAYQISKAVCTLSAVLSGKYDCIILTGGMAYSKSLMEKISERVGFIAPVEVVPGEFEMEALAMGARRILKGQEEAKEYVHP; this is encoded by the coding sequence ATGAGTTACAATATTCTGGCCATCAATCCGGGATCTACATCCACTAAGATTGCACTATATAAAGAGGAAACGAAGGTTTTTGAAAAATCCATCACCCATACAGCCAAAGAACTGGAAGGGTTTGATGAAGTACTGGATCAATTTGAATTTAGAAAAAATGTAATAAAGTCTGTTATAAATGAAGAGAATATAGATGTAAAGGCTTTATCGGCAATAGTGGGAAGAGGAGGGATGCTCCCAAACATGAAGGCTGGAGGGTATGTGGTCAATAAAGATATGCTGGATACCTTCAAAGAAGGATTGGCATCTCCTCATGCCTCTAATCTGGGCGCATTGATTGCTCATGACCTTGCGGAACCTCTGGGAATTCCGGCTTATATTTATGATGCGGTGACTTCGGATGAATTGCAGGAGATTGCAAAGATAACCGGTCTGCCGGAAATCAGAAAACAAAGTATATGTCATGTGTTAAATATGAGAGCCGTATCGAGAAAAATTGCAGACAAGTATGGGAAAAAATATGAAGATATGGATATTCTGGCAGCACATCTCGGCGGCGGCATCAGTCTGAGCGTACACCATCAGGGAAGGATCATCGATTGCATTCGGGATGATGAGGGACCCTTTGCACCGGAGCGGTCAGGGAGCATCCCTATGCTGTATATGGTGGACATGTGTTATTCCGGGGAATATACGAAGAAAGACATGATCAAAAAGCTGAGGGGCAACGGTGGTCTGAAAGCTTATTTGGGAACACAGGATTTAAGGGATGTGCAGGCCATGATAGACGACGGGAATAAGCAGGCAGAGCTTCTTTTTGAGGCACAGGCCTATCAGATTTCCAAGGCGGTCTGCACCCTGTCAGCAGTTCTCAGCGGAAAATATGACTGTATCATCTTGACGGGAGGAATGGCTTATTCCAAGAGCCTGATGGAAAAGATCTCGGAGAGAGTAGGATTTATCGCCCCCGTGGAAGTAGTTCCGGGAGAATTTGAAATGGAAGCCTTGGCTATGGGAGCACGGAGAATTCTTAAAGGGCAGGAAGAGGCAAAAGAATATGTACATCCGTAA
- a CDS encoding pyridoxal phosphate-dependent aminotransferase, which produces MIAKSMESYVKGSSAIRAMFEEGGRLAKIYGKENVYDFSLGNPNVEPPEEIRQSIIDILQSEEPTFVHGYMNNAGYEDVRNAIAQHLNKQHGTQYTERNILMTAGAAGGLNVILKTLIDPEDEVIVFAPYFGEYRSYAANYGAELVVIPPNLPTFQPDLKKLAESITAKTKALIINSPNNPTGVIYSEETIKKIAEILTEKEKEFAADIYVISDEPYRELVYDGAVVPYIPQYYKNTVIGYSYSKSLSLPGERIGYLVMPDELSDFDDIVSGATTANRILGFVNAPSIMQRAVARCINSSVNIDVYNKNREALYNGLIEMGYECAKPEGAFYLFVKSPIEDEAEFCDMAKEHRVLIVPGSSFACPGYVRMAYCVSYDTITGALPQMQEVMNEIKSSRNEKQ; this is translated from the coding sequence ATGATTGCAAAGAGTATGGAAAGCTATGTAAAGGGCAGTTCGGCTATTCGAGCCATGTTTGAAGAAGGGGGCAGACTGGCCAAAATATATGGCAAAGAAAATGTATACGATTTTAGCTTAGGAAATCCCAATGTGGAGCCGCCGGAAGAGATCCGGCAGTCTATCATAGACATTTTGCAGTCCGAGGAGCCTACCTTTGTTCACGGATATATGAATAATGCCGGATATGAAGACGTAAGAAATGCCATAGCGCAGCATTTGAATAAGCAGCACGGGACGCAGTATACGGAACGAAACATCCTGATGACTGCCGGTGCGGCAGGAGGTCTGAATGTCATCTTAAAGACCCTGATCGATCCGGAAGATGAAGTGATCGTGTTTGCTCCTTATTTTGGTGAATACAGAAGCTATGCAGCAAATTATGGAGCGGAGCTTGTGGTCATTCCGCCGAACCTGCCAACCTTTCAACCGGATTTGAAGAAACTGGCTGAGAGCATTACGGCAAAAACAAAGGCGCTTATTATTAATTCGCCGAACAACCCCACCGGGGTGATTTATTCAGAGGAAACCATCAAGAAAATAGCAGAAATTTTAACTGAAAAGGAAAAAGAATTTGCCGCAGATATTTATGTCATTTCCGACGAACCGTACAGGGAATTGGTTTATGACGGAGCGGTGGTTCCCTATATTCCCCAATACTATAAAAATACAGTTATTGGGTATTCTTACAGTAAATCCTTGTCCCTTCCGGGTGAAAGAATCGGATATCTGGTGATGCCGGATGAACTTTCAGATTTTGATGACATTGTGAGCGGGGCGACTACCGCCAACCGGATCCTGGGATTCGTCAACGCGCCGTCCATCATGCAGAGAGCAGTGGCTCGATGCATTAATTCTTCGGTGAATATAGATGTCTATAACAAAAATAGAGAAGCCCTGTATAATGGATTGATTGAAATGGGATACGAATGCGCGAAACCGGAGGGCGCCTTTTATCTGTTCGTGAAGTCGCCTATAGAGGATGAGGCTGAATTTTGTGATATGGCGAAAGAACACAGAGTACTGATCGTGCCGGGAAGCTCCTTTGCCTGCCCGGGTTATGTGAGAATGGCCTACTGTGTATCCTACGACACGATTACTGGTGCGCTGCCGCAGATGCAGGAAGTTATGAATGAAATAAAAAGTTCGCGGAACGAAAAGCAATAG
- the spoIVA gene encoding stage IV sporulation protein A — translation MENLNIYESIWERTQGDIYVGIVGPVRTGKSTFIKRFMDLLVVPNIDNTYVKERLQDELPQSGAGKTITTTEPKFVPPEAVPFKLEGNMNFKMRMVDCVGYMVPGALGHIEEGKARMVSTPWNANKIPFEEAAEIGTKKVIRDHSTIGIAVTTDGSIGDIDREAYLGAEERIIRELKELKKPFVVIVNSIEPSGKAAGEVAAEIKKKFNVPVRAVNCAKMSEATVKEILTDALMQFPASQINFYFPGFVEGLTKEHWIKAEIISGIKEWIKELDNVEQVKQSISTLEDGQLISGITITNMDLGTGDIDVQVEMVNGLFYQVVEEMMEQPVKNDYEFFELLKEFATSKKAYDKLKDAMVQVEENGYGIVQPKLAEMVLDEPEIFKQGNKYGVCLRAKAPSLHIIKTNISTEISPIVGTEKQSEDLVKYLLTEFENDPSKIWETNIFGKSLQEMVTEQMENKLSNVPEHIRGKVQKSLQKISDEGKDYFICIIL, via the coding sequence ATGGAGAATTTGAACATATATGAAAGTATTTGGGAAAGGACGCAGGGCGATATTTATGTCGGCATCGTTGGTCCTGTCAGAACCGGCAAATCAACTTTCATTAAAAGATTCATGGATTTGCTTGTAGTGCCTAATATTGATAATACATACGTAAAAGAGCGGTTGCAAGATGAGTTGCCACAGAGCGGTGCCGGTAAGACCATTACAACAACAGAGCCTAAATTTGTGCCTCCGGAAGCAGTTCCTTTCAAGCTGGAAGGCAATATGAATTTCAAGATGCGCATGGTGGACTGTGTTGGGTATATGGTGCCCGGAGCACTTGGTCATATTGAAGAGGGTAAAGCGCGCATGGTAAGTACCCCTTGGAATGCCAATAAAATCCCTTTTGAAGAAGCGGCGGAAATCGGAACCAAAAAAGTCATAAGAGATCATTCTACCATAGGAATTGCCGTAACAACGGATGGGAGCATCGGAGATATCGACAGAGAGGCCTATTTGGGAGCGGAAGAGCGGATCATCCGGGAATTGAAGGAGTTAAAGAAGCCTTTTGTTGTGATTGTGAACAGTATCGAACCATCTGGCAAGGCTGCCGGTGAGGTGGCAGCGGAAATAAAAAAGAAATTTAACGTACCCGTAAGAGCAGTAAATTGCGCGAAGATGAGCGAGGCTACGGTAAAAGAAATTCTTACGGATGCCCTAATGCAGTTCCCGGCATCTCAGATTAATTTTTATTTCCCCGGATTTGTGGAAGGACTTACAAAAGAGCATTGGATCAAAGCGGAAATTATTTCAGGAATTAAGGAATGGATTAAGGAGCTTGACAACGTAGAGCAGGTGAAACAGTCTATAAGCACGCTGGAAGATGGACAGTTAATATCCGGAATCACCATTACCAATATGGATCTTGGAACAGGAGATATTGATGTCCAAGTAGAAATGGTAAATGGCTTGTTCTACCAGGTGGTAGAAGAAATGATGGAACAGCCGGTTAAAAATGATTATGAATTCTTTGAACTGCTGAAAGAATTTGCTACTTCTAAAAAAGCGTACGATAAGCTTAAGGATGCCATGGTGCAGGTGGAGGAAAATGGGTATGGCATTGTTCAGCCGAAGCTTGCGGAAATGGTTTTGGATGAACCTGAAATATTTAAGCAGGGAAATAAATACGGTGTATGCCTGAGAGCCAAAGCCCCATCCCTTCACATTATCAAGACAAATATTTCCACTGAGATTTCACCGATCGTCGGAACAGAAAAGCAGTCGGAGGATCTGGTGAAATATCTGCTCACGGAATTTGAAAATGACCCGTCAAAAATTTGGGAAACCAATATTTTCGGTAAATCCCTTCAGGAAATGGTGACGGAGCAGATGGAGAATAAATTGTCCAATGTTCCAGAGCATATCAGAGGAAAGGTGCAGAAATCCCTTCAAAAAATCAGTGATGAAGGAAAAGACTACTTTATATGCATCATTTTATAA
- a CDS encoding IS3 family transposase, protein MIEGLAKAKRTYFAHYNKIADYELIKELHESDEKWDISFMCNHLNLSRSAYYKWLHSTPTGKQLEDERILIKIKEVAASNNSLFGAMNMYYTLKNKHHFTCGHNRVYRIMCINDIQSSYRRSSSYTYIKSTPEETADNVLKRDFNSNKPNEKWCTDVTEIKIPITGEKLYISPVLDLYDRYPVSFAVSDRNDIALANTALEMAHDAYPEAMPLYHSDRGFQYTRTVFKIKLKGYGMTQSMSRVSRCIDNGPCEGFQGIFKDMLFILYPNIQSKEEMIHAIYGTLDYYINEYPQKRYKGKTCGQVRKETLQSAEPTIYPIKQANRYIKFWTEIEQKKQRALQQAI, encoded by the coding sequence GTGATTGAGGGTTTAGCTAAAGCAAAAAGAACTTACTTTGCCCATTACAATAAAATCGCAGATTATGAACTTATAAAGGAACTTCATGAATCTGATGAAAAATGGGATATATCTTTCATGTGTAATCATCTTAATCTTTCTAGGTCTGCTTATTATAAATGGCTCCATTCTACTCCTACAGGAAAGCAATTGGAAGACGAAAGAATTCTTATCAAAATCAAAGAAGTCGCTGCCTCTAACAATTCTTTATTTGGTGCAATGAATATGTATTACACGCTTAAAAACAAGCATCACTTTACATGTGGGCATAACAGAGTTTATAGAATTATGTGTATCAACGATATTCAATCCTCTTATAGAAGGTCATCCAGCTACACTTACATAAAATCAACGCCAGAGGAAACAGCGGATAATGTTTTAAAAAGAGATTTTAATTCTAACAAGCCTAATGAAAAATGGTGTACTGATGTTACAGAAATTAAAATACCAATAACCGGTGAAAAACTATATATAAGCCCTGTTTTGGATTTATATGATAGATATCCTGTTAGCTTTGCTGTATCAGATAGAAATGATATTGCTCTCGCAAATACAGCATTAGAAATGGCTCATGACGCTTATCCTGAGGCTATGCCACTTTATCACAGTGATAGAGGCTTCCAGTATACAAGAACAGTATTTAAAATAAAGCTTAAGGGGTACGGAATGACACAATCCATGTCTAGGGTATCTCGATGTATTGATAACGGACCTTGTGAAGGATTCCAAGGAATTTTTAAGGATATGCTGTTTATTCTCTATCCGAATATTCAATCCAAAGAAGAAATGATCCACGCTATATATGGAACACTCGATTATTACATAAATGAATATCCGCAAAAACGATATAAAGGTAAGACCTGTGGACAGGTTAGAAAAGAAACTCTGCAATCCGCAGAACCAACTATATATCCAATCAAACAAGCTAATCGATACATTAAGTTTTGGACGGAGATAGAACAAAAGAAACAACGGGCATTACAACAAGCAATATGA
- a CDS encoding helix-turn-helix domain-containing protein, whose amino-acid sequence MSRKSSYTVEEKIKACTDYLSGFKSAIQIAIELNMGKHGRGVVRGWVKKYEAYGASVFINKARNNYYSQEFKERVVKEYLNGTNSPNELVIKYNIPSRTTLIRWIKMYNNHIELKEYDPKPEVYMVDTLKTTFEERIEIIKYCLAQGRDIKGTAAKYGCKYAQLYQWVRKYEAEGQTALIDKRGKCKQEDKLSDLEKAERKIAQLEREKEEYRKKYELLKKAEERERW is encoded by the coding sequence ATGTCCAGAAAATCAAGCTATACAGTTGAAGAAAAAATAAAAGCATGTACCGACTATCTGTCAGGTTTCAAATCAGCTATTCAAATTGCAATAGAACTGAATATGGGAAAACATGGACGAGGTGTTGTTCGTGGTTGGGTTAAAAAGTACGAAGCATATGGTGCATCTGTATTTATTAATAAGGCCAGAAATAATTATTATTCACAAGAATTCAAGGAACGAGTTGTTAAGGAGTACCTTAACGGCACTAATTCTCCAAACGAATTAGTTATTAAGTATAATATACCATCAAGAACTACACTCATTAGATGGATAAAGATGTATAATAATCATATAGAATTAAAGGAGTACGATCCTAAACCGGAGGTCTATATGGTAGATACATTAAAAACTACTTTTGAAGAGAGAATAGAAATCATTAAATATTGTCTTGCTCAAGGCAGAGATATCAAGGGAACTGCAGCTAAATATGGATGCAAATATGCCCAATTATATCAATGGGTTCGAAAATATGAAGCTGAAGGGCAAACAGCTCTTATTGATAAACGAGGAAAATGCAAACAAGAGGATAAATTATCAGATTTGGAAAAAGCTGAAAGGAAGATTGCTCAGCTAGAACGTGAAAAAGAAGAATATCGAAAGAAATATGAATTGTTAAAAAAAGCCGAGGAACGAGAAAGGTGGTGA
- a CDS encoding HD domain-containing protein: MIKTIKDTKAYVLLKSKDSPFISQIEDLYEYADKFLPQINRLFSNYTGHGMAHSLNVTDYMFEIIDKPELLSDLEIVTLIYSALLHDIGMAVTEAEIDSIKNDDDVFSSRKYTVVLSKYQNELVALQECIRPTHGKRSHSHIMNMDEKHFMLPGSTAVSFKEDVAKICAAHNESFEWLISNMILDQRKGEWALNSQYIAMLLRIADYLDIDEERAPFYLYQFLNPKDYGDLEWQQHYVIENKDKIYVDEKTGKKNIEIYGESANPEIHRKLLKYFDAVNGELKNAIDYSETFRDKKYLLSIGSSVHNKIRTKGFAFSDFKLALDYKAVTNLLMGENIYGDEKYGLRELVQNSIDACMIMAEESKKNEEFKYSKYNPFISIILDKERKQAIIFDNGKGMSIDILKKYFLNVGVSYYVSDDYLFQGNNYSPIGNYGIGFLACFMLSDTVSVVTKYYGESQINKIDFEKSSEYICLTFEEKPRSQGTEIVLDYDKFMSAFSGKESNVEEFIRQNFVDCSIPISLVICKEGSTTTKSINLKKIGSFYPESIRLDRYFDGIEVEAKFSYKGIQYLEFFSDISCDESLVYQEKTNALFKEEEIHPRKLLKDFIDDGSIKYLRVPIITPSEEDEFIKSYEVLDDFDEALDKINYEQANIIAEDSSLYNESQLIRYNYDYIVDFYSLSDFRSEVGHSQEAPTYTYLEKKKVIHGSGNKILPYDIEKYFRGKYSFQWKDSLYIKNVLISSAHIKIPFLAEGIELKGLVINAVGKKIVPNISRNNISEPQLQFLSYAIGRAIHLWICDEGGLQVENKQLMQGFLEKCYPDKNEYMK, from the coding sequence ATGATTAAAACTATAAAAGATACAAAAGCATATGTTCTTTTAAAAAGTAAAGATAGTCCATTTATAAGTCAAATAGAAGATTTGTATGAGTATGCAGATAAATTTTTGCCACAAATTAACCGACTTTTTTCAAACTATACAGGGCATGGAATGGCTCACTCATTGAATGTTACCGACTATATGTTTGAAATCATTGATAAGCCTGAGTTGCTAAGTGATTTAGAAATAGTAACATTAATTTATAGTGCACTACTTCATGATATTGGTATGGCGGTAACGGAGGCGGAAATCGATTCTATAAAAAATGATGACGACGTTTTTTCAAGTCGTAAATATACGGTGGTCCTTTCAAAATATCAAAATGAACTTGTTGCTCTTCAAGAATGTATTCGCCCGACACATGGGAAGCGCTCACACAGCCATATTATGAACATGGATGAAAAACACTTCATGCTTCCAGGGAGCACAGCTGTGTCATTTAAAGAAGATGTTGCTAAAATATGTGCTGCTCATAATGAGAGCTTTGAATGGCTGATATCTAATATGATTCTTGACCAAAGAAAAGGTGAATGGGCACTTAACTCTCAATATATTGCAATGCTATTGCGCATCGCAGATTATTTAGATATTGACGAAGAACGAGCTCCCTTTTATCTTTATCAATTTCTTAACCCGAAAGATTATGGAGACCTAGAGTGGCAACAACACTATGTTATTGAAAACAAAGATAAAATTTATGTTGATGAAAAAACAGGCAAAAAGAATATTGAAATCTATGGAGAAAGTGCAAACCCTGAAATACATAGAAAGTTGTTAAAATATTTTGATGCTGTTAATGGCGAATTGAAAAATGCTATTGACTATTCAGAAACCTTTAGAGATAAAAAATATTTATTATCAATAGGATCTTCTGTTCACAACAAAATTCGCACAAAAGGATTTGCGTTCTCAGATTTCAAGTTGGCCTTGGATTATAAAGCTGTGACCAATCTTTTGATGGGGGAAAATATTTATGGGGACGAAAAATATGGTTTGAGAGAACTTGTTCAAAATTCAATAGACGCATGTATGATTATGGCTGAGGAATCAAAGAAAAATGAAGAATTTAAATATTCTAAATACAACCCCTTTATTAGCATTATTTTGGATAAAGAACGTAAGCAAGCAATAATATTTGATAATGGAAAAGGAATGTCGATTGATATATTAAAAAAATATTTCTTAAATGTTGGCGTGTCTTATTATGTATCTGATGACTACCTGTTTCAAGGAAACAATTATTCCCCGATTGGAAATTATGGTATAGGATTTTTAGCCTGCTTTATGTTATCAGATACAGTTTCTGTTGTTACTAAATATTATGGTGAGAGTCAAATAAATAAAATTGACTTTGAGAAAAGTAGCGAATATATTTGCTTAACATTTGAAGAAAAGCCAAGAAGTCAAGGTACTGAAATTGTTCTTGATTATGATAAATTTATGAGTGCTTTTAGCGGTAAAGAATCAAATGTAGAAGAGTTTATTAGACAGAACTTTGTGGATTGTTCAATTCCTATATCCTTAGTTATATGTAAGGAAGGTAGTACTACAACAAAAAGTATTAACTTGAAAAAAATAGGATCATTTTATCCTGAGTCAATCAGACTTGATAGGTATTTTGATGGAATTGAGGTTGAAGCAAAATTTAGCTATAAAGGCATTCAATATTTAGAATTTTTTTCTGATATAAGTTGTGATGAAAGTCTGGTTTATCAAGAAAAAACAAATGCACTTTTCAAGGAAGAAGAAATTCATCCTCGAAAGCTATTAAAGGATTTTATTGATGATGGATCAATTAAATATTTAAGAGTCCCTATAATAACTCCTTCTGAAGAAGACGAATTCATAAAATCTTATGAAGTGCTTGATGACTTTGATGAGGCTTTAGATAAAATAAACTATGAACAAGCAAATATTATCGCAGAAGATAGCTCACTGTATAATGAATCACAACTGATACGCTACAATTATGACTATATTGTCGATTTTTATTCCCTATCCGACTTTAGAAGTGAAGTTGGACATTCACAAGAAGCTCCGACGTATACCTATTTGGAAAAGAAGAAAGTAATCCATGGAAGTGGAAATAAGATTTTGCCATACGATATAGAGAAGTACTTTAGAGGAAAATATTCATTTCAATGGAAAGATTCGTTATATATTAAAAATGTATTAATTTCATCTGCACATATTAAAATACCTTTTTTGGCTGAAGGAATTGAACTAAAAGGGTTGGTTATAAATGCTGTTGGAAAAAAAATCGTTCCAAATATTTCAAGGAATAATATAAGTGAGCCTCAGCTACAATTTTTATCTTATGCTATTGGTAGAGCTATTCATCTTTGGATATGTGATGAAGGTGGATTACAAGTAGAAAATAAACAGTTAATGCAAGGATTTTTAGAAAAATGTTATCCTGATAAAAATGAATATATGAAGTAA